Part of the Bradyrhizobium sp. AZCC 1721 genome, CGCTCCGGATATTCGCAATCGACGCCACCGAAATATCCTCGACGATGAAATGCGGGGCGATCAGCGCGAGGCCCTGCACGCCGTGATCCTGATGCGAGCCCGCATAGATCGCCGCGATCGAGGCGCCGTCGGAATGGCCGAGCAGCAGGCCGCGGCGAAAGCCGATCTTGTCGAGCAGTTTTGGCAGCACGTCGAGCGCCTCGACATGCATGTAGTCGAGCGGCCGCGGCAGTTTTACCGGCGTCGATGCGCCATAGCCCGCGCGCGAATAGACGAATACGCCCGCGCCGGTCGCGGCCTGCAACTTGTCCGGAAAGTCGCCCCACAGGCCGGTCGAGCCGAGCCCTTCATGCAGCATCACGATAACAGGCGCGTGCTCGGGCGACGGACCGATCATGCGGTATTCGAGATGGGAGGCGCCGACCGTGAGGAAGCCGGAGGCAGTGAGGGTTGTCATGCTGTAAGCTTTCGAAAGTGATCCAGACGTCGCATCCTGCTCACGTCGTCCCTGCGAACGCAGGGACCCATAACCACCGGCCTTCGT contains:
- a CDS encoding alpha/beta fold hydrolase encodes the protein MTTLTASGFLTVGASHLEYRMIGPSPEHAPVIVMLHEGLGSTGLWGDFPDKLQAATGAGVFVYSRAGYGASTPVKLPRPLDYMHVEALDVLPKLLDKIGFRRGLLLGHSDGASIAAIYAGSHQDHGVQGLALIAPHFIVEDISVASIANIRSAYETTNLKGKLSRWHRDVDNAFYGWNGAWLDPDFRNWDISEYLAYIRVPVAILQGVDDQYGTMRQVEIAREECYCPVDVTVIPGAGHQPHREAPEATLDAISDFAKAVLHVENGSQGRAA